In Candidatus Kaistella beijingensis, a genomic segment contains:
- a CDS encoding DUF885 domain-containing protein: MKKTFFKVILALSVFAMIFSCKKSDSPLTKVTPVELDSIASNYYEQYLKLYPLEATAQGDLRYNDQLPINIDKDFISGEISFYNSVQKQLKKVDYKNLSDDQKTVYDVLDYALKDKIERYAYHPEYIPFTQFGGLPLDFPLLGSGQGSQPFKTEKDYDDWLKRAEKFPDWMDTAIENFRTGIANNYVLPKKLVVKMIPQMKADEIITTNFDKNIFYGPIKNFPKSFNAAQKDKFTVLYKDMISKKIIPTYTKMGNFLETEYLPKARNTDGINALPKGNEIYTYYAKSWTTTGKTPEEINKIGLEQVAMLRNEMEKVKQQVGFNGTLEQFISHVKEDPKAMPYKTNKEVLAAFNGILTKITPKLKTMFSITPKTPFEIRQTEKFREASASAEYVVGTPDGKRPGIFYIPLPNPEKFNVTSGMESLFLHEAIPGHHYQISLQQENTKLPKFMRFGWFGAYGEGWALYCESLGKEFGLYTDPYQKMGSLSDAMLRAVRLVVDTGIHTGKMTREEAIAYFLNNIAYDEAGATAEIERYMAMPGQALSYKIGALKIRELRDKYQKQLGSKFSLAQFHDEVLNQGCLPLDVLERKMDNWAKKQ, encoded by the coding sequence ATGAAAAAAACGTTTTTTAAAGTAATTCTTGCATTGTCGGTTTTTGCAATGATTTTTTCGTGCAAAAAATCAGATTCGCCTTTAACCAAAGTTACTCCAGTAGAATTGGATTCCATTGCTTCTAATTATTATGAACAATATTTAAAGCTTTATCCTCTTGAAGCCACTGCTCAAGGCGATTTGCGCTACAATGACCAATTGCCGATTAATATTGACAAGGATTTTATCTCGGGTGAAATTTCTTTTTACAATTCTGTTCAAAAGCAATTGAAAAAGGTGGATTATAAAAACTTGAGCGACGATCAGAAAACCGTTTACGATGTTTTGGATTATGCTTTAAAAGACAAGATAGAACGTTACGCTTATCATCCTGAATACATTCCGTTCACGCAGTTTGGTGGATTGCCGCTCGATTTTCCACTGTTGGGAAGCGGGCAGGGAAGCCAACCTTTCAAAACCGAAAAAGATTACGACGATTGGTTGAAGAGAGCCGAAAAATTTCCGGATTGGATGGATACCGCGATTGAAAATTTCCGAACAGGAATTGCCAATAATTATGTGTTGCCTAAAAAATTGGTAGTGAAAATGATTCCGCAGATGAAAGCAGATGAAATCATCACGACTAATTTTGATAAAAATATTTTTTACGGACCCATTAAAAATTTCCCAAAAAGTTTTAACGCTGCTCAAAAAGATAAATTCACCGTTTTGTATAAGGATATGATTAGCAAAAAAATCATTCCGACTTACACCAAAATGGGCAACTTTCTTGAAACAGAATATTTACCGAAAGCGAGAAATACCGATGGAATCAACGCTTTACCAAAAGGAAACGAAATTTACACCTACTACGCAAAAAGTTGGACGACGACCGGAAAAACTCCTGAAGAAATTAATAAAATTGGTTTAGAACAAGTCGCGATGCTGCGAAACGAAATGGAGAAAGTAAAGCAACAAGTGGGATTTAATGGGACATTAGAACAGTTTATTTCTCACGTTAAAGAAGACCCGAAAGCAATGCCTTACAAAACCAACAAAGAAGTGTTGGCAGCTTTCAATGGAATCTTAACCAAAATCACCCCAAAACTGAAAACCATGTTTTCCATCACTCCGAAAACACCTTTCGAAATTAGACAGACCGAAAAATTCCGTGAAGCGAGCGCAAGTGCAGAATATGTGGTGGGAACTCCCGACGGAAAAAGACCGGGAATTTTTTACATTCCCCTTCCAAATCCTGAAAAATTTAATGTGACTTCCGGGATGGAATCGCTGTTTCTTCACGAAGCAATTCCGGGACATCATTATCAGATTTCTTTGCAGCAGGAAAATACAAAACTTCCAAAATTTATGCGTTTCGGTTGGTTTGGAGCTTATGGAGAAGGTTGGGCTTTATATTGCGAATCACTCGGTAAAGAGTTTGGACTTTACACCGATCCTTACCAAAAAATGGGTTCGTTGAGCGATGCGATGTTGCGTGCGGTTCGCCTTGTTGTGGACACCGGAATTCACACCGGAAAAATGACGAGAGAAGAGGCTATTGCCTATTTCCTAAACAATATTGCGTACGATGAAGCAGGAGCAACCGCTGAAATAGAGCGGTACATGGCGATGCCGGGACAAGCTTTGAGTTACAAAATCGGCGCTTTAAAAATCCGGGAACTCCGCGATAAATACCAAAAACAGTTGGGTTCAAAATTCAGTTTAGCCCAATTTCATGATGAGGTTTTGAATCAAGGTTGTCTTCCGTTGGACGTTCTTGAAAGAAAGATGGACAATTGGGCGAAAAAGCAGTAA
- a CDS encoding PAS domain S-box protein, translating into MQENFPLSISGLKGDVLENLLNHIPFGFSLMTGDYLVESVNDFWLQIVQKTREEVVGKNLFEVFPETKEQLFPIFENIKKTGEQFYAPEYSIKMIRNGILQDVFFNFVYHPIYDEDGNFQYFATVVIEITDLIGIKNKIKEEEERLRLATESTQTATWDLNLRTFEVVHSPYLAEIFGYDKDEKILHATMREHLVEEDRKNVVEKAFEKALKTGIYQYESRLIDKKVAEKWIATQGKVFFDESGNPYRMLGVMRDITEKKNNEILLQQSHHQLNTAMDATKLGRFDMDPETLEKFNFSPRFLEIFGYDVNTETIDSKIFEKHIHHKFIPIRLEALKKAKETGDLYYQTKIVLRDKTVKWIEIYGRLMPSPDGRKSYISGTIRDITEHKDFEKNISESEKKYRFLADSMPQIVWIAEPDGTLTYVNKETLDYSGKNYNDFIEENGWTEIVHPDEQEENIRLWMRSVKTKKPFFFEHRFRNKENEYRWFMSRAYPELDENGNVKKWVGTSTDIDDMKKQEKQKNDFIKMANHELKTPVTTIKGYVQLLKKMRGESDDKFLVNSLNTIEKQVNKLTALIGDLLDISRIESGKLPLNKKEFSLLELVTETIEDIKASEQSHQINFELKHASDIEVFADKERITQVLNNLLTNAIKYSPQSDKVNVEMYVDGESAVVSVQDFGIGMEHDELTKIFERFYRVSGDDEETYPGFGIGLFIVQDILERHDGKIWVESKKNVGSKFYFALSLYKD; encoded by the coding sequence ATGCAAGAGAATTTTCCGCTATCAATTTCGGGCTTAAAAGGGGATGTTCTTGAAAATTTATTAAATCATATTCCGTTCGGTTTTTCATTGATGACGGGCGATTACCTCGTTGAGTCCGTTAATGATTTTTGGCTTCAGATTGTTCAAAAGACAAGGGAAGAAGTTGTCGGCAAAAATCTTTTTGAAGTTTTTCCTGAAACAAAAGAACAGTTATTTCCTATTTTTGAAAATATCAAAAAAACAGGCGAACAATTTTACGCTCCCGAATACAGCATCAAAATGATTCGCAACGGGATTTTGCAGGATGTTTTCTTTAATTTTGTCTATCATCCGATTTATGATGAAGATGGAAATTTCCAATATTTTGCGACGGTTGTTATCGAAATCACAGATTTAATCGGCATTAAGAATAAAATTAAGGAAGAGGAGGAACGTCTTCGTTTGGCGACAGAAAGCACCCAAACCGCAACTTGGGATTTGAATCTCAGAACCTTCGAAGTTGTTCATTCACCGTATCTCGCAGAAATTTTTGGTTACGATAAAGACGAGAAAATTCTTCATGCAACCATGCGCGAACATCTCGTTGAGGAAGACCGAAAAAATGTGGTGGAAAAAGCCTTCGAAAAAGCGTTAAAAACAGGAATCTATCAATACGAATCACGCTTAATCGACAAGAAAGTTGCTGAAAAATGGATTGCCACCCAAGGAAAAGTGTTTTTTGACGAATCAGGAAATCCTTACCGAATGTTGGGCGTTATGCGCGACATTACGGAGAAGAAAAACAACGAAATTCTCTTGCAGCAAAGCCACCATCAGTTAAACACCGCGATGGATGCCACAAAACTCGGCAGATTCGATATGGATCCCGAAACGTTGGAAAAATTTAATTTCTCACCAAGATTTTTGGAGATTTTCGGGTATGATGTAAATACCGAAACGATTGATTCCAAAATATTCGAGAAACATATTCATCACAAATTTATCCCGATTCGTCTTGAAGCTTTAAAAAAAGCAAAAGAAACGGGCGATTTGTATTATCAGACCAAGATTGTTCTACGTGACAAAACCGTAAAATGGATTGAAATTTATGGTCGATTAATGCCGTCTCCCGATGGAAGAAAATCCTACATTTCTGGAACAATCCGTGATATTACCGAACATAAAGATTTCGAAAAAAATATCAGCGAAAGTGAAAAAAAATACCGATTTCTCGCCGATTCCATGCCGCAAATCGTTTGGATTGCCGAACCCGATGGGACTTTGACGTATGTTAACAAAGAAACTCTGGATTATTCGGGGAAAAATTACAACGACTTCATTGAGGAAAACGGTTGGACAGAAATCGTGCATCCCGATGAACAGGAGGAGAATATCCGACTTTGGATGAGAAGTGTAAAAACGAAAAAACCGTTTTTCTTTGAACACCGCTTCAGAAATAAGGAAAACGAATACCGATGGTTCATGAGCCGCGCCTATCCCGAACTCGACGAAAACGGAAACGTAAAAAAATGGGTCGGAACAAGTACGGATATCGATGACATGAAGAAGCAGGAAAAGCAGAAAAATGACTTCATCAAAATGGCGAATCATGAACTGAAAACTCCTGTTACAACAATAAAAGGATATGTTCAGTTACTGAAAAAAATGCGTGGTGAATCGGATGATAAATTCTTGGTGAATTCATTAAACACCATTGAAAAGCAGGTCAACAAATTGACGGCCTTAATTGGTGATTTATTGGATATTTCAAGAATAGAATCGGGGAAACTTCCACTCAATAAAAAAGAATTTTCGCTTCTGGAACTCGTTACCGAAACCATCGAAGACATCAAAGCTTCTGAACAAAGTCATCAAATAAATTTTGAGTTGAAACACGCTTCAGATATCGAAGTTTTTGCCGACAAGGAAAGAATAACCCAAGTTCTGAATAATCTTTTAACGAACGCCATTAAATACTCCCCACAATCTGACAAAGTGAACGTGGAAATGTATGTCGATGGAGAAAGCGCCGTAGTTTCGGTTCAAGACTTCGGAATTGGAATGGAACATGACGAACTGACGAAAATTTTTGAAAGATTTTACAGGGTTTCAGGCGACGACGAAGAAACCTACCCTGGTTTCGGTATCGGACTTTTTATCGTGCAAGATATTTTAGAAAGACACGACGGAAAAATTTGGGTGGAAAGCAAAAAAAATGTGGGAAGCAAATTCTATTTCGCTCTTTCTCTTTACAAAGATTAA
- a CDS encoding response regulator, producing MKILVVDDNRDICELIENILLAEGYNVESCCNPLEFGKIIEGNKPKLIITDMLMSGVDGRTLTKEVKGNPETEGIKIMMMSAHPDAVKISENVGVDDFLSKPFEIDDLVKKVEKLLK from the coding sequence GTGAAAATATTAGTGGTAGATGACAATCGCGACATTTGCGAACTCATCGAAAACATTCTGCTCGCCGAAGGTTACAACGTGGAATCCTGCTGTAATCCATTAGAATTTGGAAAAATTATTGAGGGCAACAAACCCAAACTCATCATCACCGATATGCTGATGTCGGGAGTTGACGGGCGAACTTTAACCAAGGAAGTGAAAGGAAATCCAGAAACTGAAGGCATCAAAATTATGATGATGTCCGCACATCCCGACGCAGTGAAAATCAGTGAAAATGTGGGAGTTGACGATTTTCTGTCAAAACCTTTTGAGATTGATGATTTGGTGAAAAAGGTGGAGAAATTGTTGAAATGA
- the nth gene encoding endonuclease III → MTKKQRAETILRELEKLYPEVPIPLNHRDAFTLLVAVALSAQTTDKKVNEITPKLFEAADTPFKMAKLEFEEIRDLIKEIGLTNQKAKNLKRMSEILVEKHNGIVPQTFEELEELPGVGHKTASVVMSQAFGFPAFPVDTHIHRLMKQWKLTEGKNVVQTENDAKKLFPKETWNKVHLQIIFYGREYSPARGNQERDFLTKMLF, encoded by the coding sequence ATGACCAAAAAACAAAGAGCCGAAACCATTTTGCGTGAACTCGAAAAACTATATCCCGAAGTTCCGATTCCTTTAAATCACAGAGATGCTTTCACACTTCTTGTTGCAGTAGCACTATCTGCACAAACCACCGATAAAAAGGTGAACGAAATCACCCCAAAACTTTTTGAAGCAGCCGACACGCCTTTTAAAATGGCTAAACTTGAATTTGAAGAAATCCGAGACCTCATCAAAGAAATCGGTTTAACGAATCAAAAGGCAAAAAATCTGAAAAGAATGTCTGAAATTTTGGTCGAAAAACACAACGGCATCGTTCCCCAAACTTTCGAAGAATTGGAAGAACTTCCCGGAGTTGGGCACAAAACTGCAAGTGTGGTGATGAGTCAAGCTTTCGGATTTCCCGCATTTCCTGTCGATACCCACATTCACCGACTTATGAAACAATGGAAATTGACAGAAGGAAAAAACGTGGTTCAAACAGAAAACGACGCCAAAAAATTGTTCCCAAAAGAAACATGGAACAAAGTTCATTTACAAATTATTTTCTACGGCAGGGAATATTCACCCGCAAGAGGAAATCAGGAAAGGGATTTTTTGACGAAGATGTTGTTTTAG
- the bcp gene encoding thioredoxin-dependent thiol peroxidase: MLKVGDKIPEFELKNQEGKTIKSSEFMGKKLVIFFYPKANTPTCTVEACNLNDNISKLKKEGYQLLGISADSVKRQKNFHEKFSFKYDLLADENNEVIEKFGVWQEKKTFGKTYMGIVRTTFLFDENGICSRVISDVKSKIAAEQILENA, encoded by the coding sequence ATGTTAAAAGTTGGCGATAAAATACCTGAATTCGAATTGAAAAACCAAGAAGGAAAAACCATCAAATCCTCAGAATTTATGGGAAAGAAATTGGTGATTTTCTTTTATCCAAAAGCGAATACACCAACATGTACGGTTGAAGCGTGTAATTTGAATGACAACATTTCCAAATTAAAGAAAGAAGGATATCAATTGTTGGGAATTTCAGCAGATTCAGTGAAAAGGCAGAAAAACTTCCACGAAAAGTTTAGTTTTAAATATGATTTACTTGCGGATGAAAATAATGAGGTGATTGAAAAATTCGGAGTTTGGCAAGAGAAGAAAACTTTCGGAAAAACGTATATGGGAATTGTAAGAACAACATTTCTCTTCGATGAAAACGGAATTTGTAGCCGAGTAATTTCTGATGTAAAATCTAAAATTGCGGCGGAACAAATTTTGGAAAATGCATAA
- a CDS encoding aminotransferase class V-fold PLP-dependent enzyme encodes MFDIQNIRSQFPILSQKINGKDLVYLDNAATSQKPLLVLDCWMKYYTEINANVHRGIHTLSQLATEEMELSRRKIQKFINAKHDFEVIFTKGTTEGLNLIAYSLTNLIKKDDEIIISYLEHHSNIVPWQMLCQRTGAKLKVIPMDENGVLQIDFLDKNLSEKTKIVSVNQVSNALGIVNPIDEIISKTRANSNALIVIDGAQSVPHMKIDVQKMDCDFFVFSGHKMYAPMGTGILYGKEEILRKIQPFHGGGEMIASCSFEKTTYADLPFKFEAGTPNVGGNISLGAAIDFMENIGHENIQNHENALLDYAQKKLLEIDGLRIYGEKAKRTGVVSFNLEGIGIASDVGMILDKLGIAVRTGHHCTQPIMDFFDIAGTVRASFAVYNTFEEVDILVEGVKKAQKMLS; translated from the coding sequence ATGTTCGATATACAAAATATTCGCAGTCAGTTTCCTATTCTCTCACAAAAAATAAATGGTAAGGATTTGGTTTATCTCGACAATGCGGCAACCTCGCAAAAACCTTTATTGGTGCTTGATTGCTGGATGAAATATTATACAGAAATTAATGCCAATGTTCATCGGGGAATTCATACTTTAAGTCAGTTGGCAACGGAAGAAATGGAACTGTCGCGCAGAAAAATTCAAAAATTCATTAATGCGAAACATGATTTTGAAGTAATTTTCACCAAAGGAACAACGGAAGGTTTGAACCTTATCGCCTACTCTTTAACGAATCTGATAAAAAAAGATGACGAAATCATCATTTCGTATTTAGAACACCATTCTAATATCGTTCCGTGGCAAATGCTCTGCCAAAGAACCGGAGCAAAATTGAAAGTGATTCCTATGGATGAAAACGGAGTTTTGCAAATCGACTTTTTGGATAAAAATTTAAGCGAAAAAACGAAAATTGTCTCTGTGAATCAAGTTTCCAATGCTTTGGGAATTGTAAATCCAATTGACGAGATTATTTCTAAAACCCGGGCAAATTCAAATGCGCTGATCGTGATTGACGGCGCACAATCTGTTCCACATATGAAAATAGATGTGCAAAAAATGGATTGCGATTTCTTTGTGTTTTCCGGGCATAAAATGTACGCACCCATGGGAACAGGGATTCTTTATGGAAAAGAAGAAATTTTGAGAAAAATCCAACCTTTTCATGGCGGTGGTGAAATGATTGCATCGTGCTCTTTCGAAAAAACGACTTATGCAGATTTGCCCTTTAAGTTTGAAGCAGGAACTCCCAATGTAGGCGGAAATATTTCTTTAGGAGCAGCAATCGATTTTATGGAAAACATCGGTCACGAAAATATTCAGAATCATGAAAACGCTCTGTTGGATTATGCGCAGAAAAAACTTTTAGAAATCGATGGCTTAAGAATTTACGGCGAAAAAGCCAAAAGAACAGGCGTAGTATCTTTCAATCTCGAAGGAATTGGAATTGCCTCCGATGTTGGAATGATTCTCGACAAACTCGGAATTGCTGTGAGAACCGGACATCACTGCACGCAACCGATTATGGATTTCTTTGACATTGCAGGAACCGTTCGCGCGAGTTTTGCGGTTTACAATACTTTTGAAGAAGTTGATATTTTGGTTGAAGGCGTGAAAAAAGCGCAGAAAATGCTTTCTTGA
- a CDS encoding serine hydrolase domain-containing protein: MVKKVFRGFAAVLAFMIALTYGFGYDYLFKGIRETYLRGETGSTIDDGKYFPSHLIAKGNSKPWIKDSLYNKKLLPKILVEDLKKSHTASFLIIKNGKLLHEEYWDSYNQTSKTNSFSMAKAVTVMLLGKAIEEEKIKNLNVKYADFYENYKNVEFGKDLTIGDLAKMEAGLDWTENYKNPFLQNAKAYYGKSLAEAVFLRGFKNKPATKFEYQSGSTQLLGFAVRKAVNKPLAEYASEKLWKPLGMEQNADWTVDENGMEKTFCCIQSNSRDFAKLGQLFLDNGKVGDVQLLNSNFLEEMRTPTKLSNGAYGMGLWINYDAAIKHYYFWGLYGQYIILIPEKQMVIVKTGTYKDQPKDVKGRPEQVGFIVNEVSKNF; encoded by the coding sequence ATGGTTAAGAAAGTTTTTCGAGGATTCGCTGCTGTTTTGGCGTTCATGATTGCGCTTACTTATGGTTTTGGTTACGACTATTTATTCAAAGGAATTCGGGAAACTTATCTTCGTGGAGAAACGGGCTCTACCATTGATGATGGCAAATATTTCCCTTCACACCTCATTGCAAAGGGAAATTCTAAACCATGGATTAAAGATTCCCTTTACAATAAAAAGCTTTTACCGAAAATTTTAGTTGAAGATTTAAAAAAATCTCATACCGCTTCATTTCTTATTATTAAAAACGGCAAATTGCTTCACGAGGAATATTGGGATAGCTATAATCAAACTTCAAAAACCAATTCATTCTCCATGGCAAAAGCGGTTACGGTGATGTTGCTCGGAAAAGCCATTGAAGAAGAAAAAATCAAAAATTTGAATGTAAAATACGCTGATTTTTACGAAAACTACAAAAATGTGGAATTTGGGAAAGACTTAACCATCGGCGATTTGGCAAAAATGGAGGCGGGATTGGATTGGACTGAAAACTACAAAAACCCGTTCCTTCAAAACGCAAAAGCCTATTACGGAAAATCATTAGCAGAAGCGGTTTTTCTACGCGGATTCAAAAACAAACCTGCCACTAAATTTGAATACCAAAGTGGAAGTACGCAGCTTTTGGGATTTGCAGTTCGAAAAGCCGTAAACAAACCACTTGCAGAATATGCGTCCGAAAAATTGTGGAAACCCCTCGGAATGGAACAAAATGCAGACTGGACTGTTGATGAAAACGGAATGGAAAAAACCTTTTGCTGCATACAATCCAATTCGCGGGATTTTGCAAAATTAGGTCAATTGTTTCTGGATAATGGAAAAGTAGGCGATGTACAATTACTGAATTCTAATTTCCTGGAAGAAATGAGAACACCAACCAAACTTTCGAACGGAGCTTATGGAATGGGACTTTGGATTAATTATGATGCCGCGATTAAACATTATTATTTTTGGGGACTTTACGGACAATATATCATTTTAATTCCTGAAAAACAGATGGTTATCGTGAAAACCGGCACTTACAAAGATCAACCAAAAGACGTAAAAGGAAGACCTGAACAGGTTGGATTTATTGTGAATGAAGTTTCGAAAAACTTTTGA
- a CDS encoding cyclic nucleotide-binding domain-containing protein, which yields MIKLINAKKIYILLFCIFQTLASAQSQDLATLAKGDYLGFNALFDQKDNLFGYFTLFGYGKSGDKTKKFQYVILDKNLNPIANKNQKVFLNMILTVVYKH from the coding sequence TTGATAAAATTAATTAATGCGAAAAAAATCTACATTCTGCTATTTTGTATTTTTCAAACTTTAGCTTCTGCACAATCGCAGGATTTGGCGACACTTGCGAAAGGCGATTATCTGGGTTTCAACGCCTTGTTTGACCAGAAAGATAATCTTTTCGGTTACTTCACGCTTTTCGGTTACGGGAAATCGGGTGACAAAACCAAAAAATTCCAGTACGTCATCTTAGATAAAAACCTTAATCCCATCGCTAATAAAAATCAAAAAGTGTTTTTAAATATGATTTTAACTGTGGTTTATAAACATTAA
- a CDS encoding glycine--tRNA ligase, producing MAKQEDVFKKLISHAKEYGFIFPSSEIYDGLSAIYDYGQNGAELKNNIKQYWWKAMVQLNDNIVGIDSAIFMHPTIWKASGHVDAFNDPLIDNKDSKKRFRADVLLEDYCAKLEDKAQKEIEKAEKRFGDAFDKAQFESTNPRVLEYREKQDTILKRMARSLENNDLADVKALIEELEIADPETGSKNWTDVRQFNLMFGTKLGAASENATDLYLRPETAQGIFVNFLNVQKTSRHKLPFGIAQIGKAFRNEIVARQFIFRMREFEQMEMQYFVPPGTELSFYEEWKQKRLNWHLALGLGSDNYKFHDHEKLAHYANAAADIEFKFPFGFKELEGIHSRTDFDLAAHEKFSGRKLQYFDPERNETYVPYVVETSVGLDRLFLAIFSNCLKDEVLEDGSERTVLTLPPALAPVKAAILPLMKKDGLGEYGEKIFNDLKYDFNVIYEEKDSIGKRYRRQDAIGTPFCITVDHDSLTDNTVTLRDRDTMKQERVAVADLRRIIDEKTNFRNLLQKI from the coding sequence ATGGCAAAACAGGAAGATGTTTTCAAGAAACTGATTTCACATGCGAAAGAGTACGGATTTATTTTTCCTTCAAGTGAAATTTATGACGGACTTTCGGCGATTTACGATTACGGACAAAACGGTGCGGAACTGAAAAACAACATCAAGCAATATTGGTGGAAAGCGATGGTTCAGCTCAATGATAATATTGTGGGAATCGATTCTGCGATTTTCATGCATCCAACCATTTGGAAAGCGAGCGGTCACGTCGATGCTTTCAATGATCCTTTGATTGACAACAAAGATTCGAAAAAACGTTTCAGAGCCGATGTTTTGCTTGAAGATTATTGTGCGAAATTAGAAGACAAAGCGCAAAAGGAAATTGAAAAAGCGGAAAAAAGATTTGGCGACGCTTTCGACAAAGCACAGTTTGAATCGACCAATCCAAGAGTTTTGGAATACCGTGAAAAACAGGACACCATTCTGAAAAGAATGGCTCGCTCGTTGGAAAACAATGATTTAGCCGATGTAAAAGCTTTGATTGAAGAACTCGAAATTGCCGATCCGGAAACTGGTTCAAAAAATTGGACCGATGTTCGTCAGTTCAACTTGATGTTCGGAACCAAATTAGGCGCCGCTTCTGAAAACGCGACTGATTTATATCTTCGTCCGGAAACTGCACAAGGGATTTTTGTAAATTTTTTGAATGTTCAAAAAACTTCCCGCCATAAATTACCTTTCGGAATTGCTCAAATCGGTAAAGCATTTAGAAATGAAATCGTTGCAAGACAGTTCATATTCAGAATGCGTGAATTTGAACAAATGGAAATGCAGTATTTTGTTCCACCGGGAACGGAACTTTCTTTCTATGAAGAATGGAAACAAAAACGTTTGAATTGGCATTTGGCTTTAGGTTTAGGTTCCGATAACTACAAATTCCACGATCACGAAAAATTGGCGCATTACGCAAATGCTGCTGCAGATATTGAATTCAAGTTTCCATTTGGATTTAAAGAATTGGAAGGAATCCATTCCCGAACCGATTTCGATTTGGCGGCTCACGAAAAGTTTTCGGGAAGAAAATTACAATATTTTGATCCGGAAAGAAACGAGACCTATGTTCCTTACGTGGTAGAAACGTCGGTTGGATTGGACAGACTGTTCTTGGCAATTTTCTCTAACTGTTTGAAAGATGAGGTTTTAGAAGACGGTTCAGAAAGAACGGTTCTTACACTTCCACCTGCTTTAGCTCCTGTGAAAGCGGCGATTTTACCTTTAATGAAAAAAGATGGACTTGGTGAATACGGCGAAAAAATCTTCAACGATTTGAAATACGATTTCAACGTGATTTACGAAGAAAAAGACAGCATCGGAAAACGTTACAGAAGGCAAGATGCAATCGGAACACCTTTCTGTATCACTGTTGACCACGATTCTTTGACAGACAACACGGTAACTTTAAGAGACCGAGATACGATGAAGCAAGAAAGAGTTGCTGTTGCAGATTTAAGAAGAATTATTGACGAGAAGACCAACTTTAGAAATTTGTTGCAGAAGATTTAA
- a CDS encoding quinone-dependent dihydroorotate dehydrogenase — MYKSLIRPILFKFDPEEVHYFTFNILKNFGFLNKLLFPKPLEDKRLEREVFGLKFKNPVGLAAGFDKDAKMFSELSELGFGFIEIGTLTPKPQEGNPKKRLFRLIEDSAIINRMGFNNGGVDAAVERLKKNKNVLIGGNIGKNKVTPNEDAVNDYIICFEKLFNHVDYFVVNVSSPNTPNLRALQEKEPLKELLGTLQKLNSEKEKPKPILLKIAPDLTDEQLLDIIEIVNETKIAGVIATNTTLSRENLVSENKKETGGLSGKPLTKRSTEVIRFLSEKSGKAFPIIGVGGIHTAEDALEKLEAGASLIQLYTGFIYEGPNLISDINKALLAL, encoded by the coding sequence ATGTACAAATCACTGATTCGCCCCATTCTATTCAAATTCGATCCTGAAGAAGTTCATTATTTCACCTTTAATATTCTTAAAAATTTCGGCTTTCTGAACAAATTACTTTTTCCAAAACCTTTGGAAGACAAAAGATTGGAACGTGAAGTTTTTGGTTTAAAGTTTAAAAATCCCGTTGGTTTGGCGGCAGGTTTCGACAAGGATGCGAAAATGTTCAGCGAACTTTCTGAATTAGGATTCGGGTTTATTGAAATCGGAACTTTAACGCCAAAACCTCAAGAGGGAAATCCGAAAAAAAGGTTGTTCAGATTGATAGAAGATTCTGCCATCATCAACAGAATGGGTTTTAACAATGGCGGAGTTGATGCGGCTGTAGAACGGTTGAAGAAAAACAAAAACGTCTTAATCGGCGGAAATATCGGCAAAAATAAAGTCACCCCAAATGAAGACGCCGTCAATGATTATATCATTTGCTTCGAAAAATTATTCAATCATGTGGATTATTTTGTGGTAAATGTTTCATCTCCAAACACGCCAAATCTTCGGGCTTTGCAGGAGAAAGAACCTTTGAAAGAACTTTTGGGCACTTTGCAGAAACTCAATTCAGAAAAGGAAAAACCAAAACCAATTCTTTTAAAAATCGCACCCGATTTAACCGATGAACAACTTTTAGACATCATCGAAATTGTAAACGAAACAAAAATTGCGGGCGTTATCGCCACAAATACAACACTTTCAAGAGAAAATTTAGTTTCAGAAAACAAAAAAGAAACAGGTGGTCTCTCGGGAAAACCTTTAACAAAACGTTCCACAGAAGTCATCCGATTTCTTTCCGAAAAAAGCGGAAAAGCTTTTCCAATTATCGGCGTTGGTGGAATTCACACAGCAGAAGATGCTCTAGAGAAATTGGAAGCGGGAGCAAGTTTAATTCAACTTTATACCGGATTTATTTATGAAGGACCAAATTTGATTTCCGATATCAACAAAGCGTTGTTAGCGCTTTAA